One genomic segment of Pleurocapsa minor HA4230-MV1 includes these proteins:
- a CDS encoding threonylcarbamoyl-AMP synthase has protein sequence MAILYELNQNNPQQRTINQIVTALQKGAVMLYPTDTVYAIGCDLNVKSAVEKVRRIKQMSNDKPLTFLCSSLSNIAEYATVSDRAYRIMKHLIPGPYTFLLPATKQVPKLVMSPKRKTTGIRVPEHTFCQELLTTLGNPVVSTSAHLPDDDGDYPTINLEKAYLFDALENQVDIIIDNQVDPGFNVSTILDFTTDEPEVVRQGLGWQEVENWLDIVH, from the coding sequence ATGGCAATTTTATACGAACTAAATCAAAATAATCCTCAACAACGGACGATCAACCAAATAGTTACTGCCTTACAAAAAGGCGCGGTAATGCTTTATCCTACCGATACAGTTTACGCGATCGGCTGCGACCTGAACGTCAAATCTGCTGTAGAAAAAGTGCGCCGAATCAAGCAGATGTCTAACGATAAACCCCTCACTTTTCTGTGTTCTTCCCTCTCTAATATTGCCGAATACGCCACGGTAAGCGATCGCGCCTATCGGATTATGAAACATTTGATTCCTGGCCCTTATACCTTTTTACTCCCTGCTACTAAACAAGTACCCAAGCTCGTCATGAGTCCCAAAAGAAAAACCACAGGCATTAGAGTTCCCGAACATACCTTCTGCCAAGAACTGTTAACCACTTTGGGTAATCCAGTCGTTTCTACTTCAGCGCATTTACCTGACGACGATGGAGACTATCCCACCATCAACCTGGAAAAAGCCTATCTTTTTGATGCGCTAGAAAATCAGGTAGATATCATCATCGATAATCAAGTAGACCCAGGTTTCAACGTCTCTACTATTTTAGATTTTACTACCGATGAACCAGAGGTTGTGCGTCAAGGCTTGGGTTGGCAAGAAGTAGAAAACTGGTTAGATATCGTGCATTAA
- the gmk gene encoding guanylate kinase, whose protein sequence is MSVEQPGKLIVITGPSGVGKGTLVSLLLQRHPQLRLSISATTREPRPGEIDGVAYHFLNQQDFETAILNHELLEWAEYAGNYYGTPKAQVLEQIEQGNYILLEIELAGARAIANIFPQARRIFILPPSIDELEARIRARGTNSEESIASRLAIARQEIAASEEFEFIIVNDDLEVAIAQLESAIFA, encoded by the coding sequence ATGTCAGTCGAACAGCCAGGTAAACTTATTGTTATTACTGGGCCGAGTGGAGTAGGTAAAGGCACTTTGGTTAGCCTGCTCTTACAACGTCATCCTCAATTACGTCTCTCAATATCTGCTACCACTAGAGAACCTCGTCCAGGCGAAATAGATGGCGTTGCCTACCACTTTTTGAATCAGCAAGACTTTGAAACCGCCATCCTCAATCATGAGTTACTAGAGTGGGCAGAATATGCGGGTAACTATTACGGTACGCCCAAGGCGCAAGTATTAGAGCAGATTGAGCAGGGTAATTATATTTTATTAGAAATTGAGTTGGCAGGAGCTAGGGCGATCGCCAATATTTTTCCTCAAGCAAGGCGGATTTTTATTTTACCCCCTTCAATTGACGAGTTGGAAGCGAGAATTAGAGCCAGAGGAACTAATTCCGAAGAGTCGATCGCCAGCAGGTTAGCTATTGCCCGTCAGGAGATTGCTGCCAGTGAAGAGTTTGAATTTATCATTGTCAATGATGACTTGGAAGTGGCGATCGCTCAACTAGAAAGCGCTATTTTCGCTTAA
- a CDS encoding DUF370 domain-containing protein, with the protein MDIQLINIGFGNIVSANRIIAIVSPESAPIKRIITEAREKSLLIDATYGRRTRAVIITDSSHVVLSAIQPETVAHRFVVSKEP; encoded by the coding sequence ATGGATATCCAGTTAATTAATATTGGTTTTGGTAATATCGTTTCAGCTAATCGTATTATTGCCATTGTTAGCCCAGAATCTGCGCCGATCAAAAGAATTATTACTGAAGCTAGAGAGAAGAGCCTGCTGATCGATGCCACCTATGGTCGTCGTACCCGTGCCGTAATTATTACCGATTCTTCTCATGTGGTACTTTCAGCAATTCAGCCTGAAACCGTAGCTCACCGCTTTGTAGTCAGCAAAGAACCGTAG
- a CDS encoding WecB/TagA/CpsF family glycosyltransferase: MLSIDSNLPTPATFPVLNLQVHLLDDYLGWLIARLQQQIGTHVVTLNAEMSMMAQEDAALRKTITAAELVIPDGAGVIIYMRLRGRKHQRCPGIELAAALIEYLGTSNPSNSLCFFGGSPGTAEQAAKVWQEQYPRLSILTQDGYVTGVALEEWKQTLETKQPAVILVGIGVPRQELWIQENRHLCPNAVWIGVGGSLDIWAGTKERAPEWLRNNNLEWSYRLYQEPWRWRRMLSLPKFFWRSLWA, encoded by the coding sequence ATGTTGTCTATAGATAGTAACTTGCCCACTCCTGCTACCTTTCCCGTGCTTAATCTTCAGGTTCATCTCCTCGATGATTATCTAGGCTGGTTGATAGCCAGGCTTCAGCAGCAAATTGGGACTCATGTAGTGACGTTAAATGCTGAAATGAGCATGATGGCGCAGGAAGACGCAGCTCTGAGAAAAACTATCACAGCAGCAGAATTGGTCATTCCCGATGGTGCAGGGGTCATTATTTATATGCGGTTGCGGGGTCGTAAACATCAGCGTTGCCCTGGAATTGAGCTAGCTGCTGCTTTAATTGAGTATTTAGGGACATCTAATCCGTCTAATTCTTTATGCTTCTTTGGGGGTAGTCCTGGGACGGCAGAGCAAGCAGCTAAGGTATGGCAAGAGCAGTATCCTCGCCTGTCAATTTTGACCCAAGATGGATATGTTACGGGAGTAGCCTTAGAGGAATGGAAACAGACTCTAGAGACCAAACAACCCGCAGTTATCTTGGTGGGTATTGGCGTACCGCGACAAGAGCTATGGATTCAAGAAAATCGCCATCTCTGTCCCAATGCAGTCTGGATTGGTGTTGGCGGGAGTTTGGATATTTGGGCGGGAACTAAAGAGCGTGCGCCAGAGTGGTTACGCAACAATAACTTGGAGTGGTCTTACCGTCTCTATCAAGAACCTTGGCGTTGGCGGAGAATGTTGTCTTTGCCTAAATTTTTCTGGCGATCGCTTTGGGCATAA
- a CDS encoding CsbD family protein, protein MSAEDRAKATAKNVEGKAQEALGKVTGDKGDQAEGKAKQGEASTKHAVEDGKDAVKKAVD, encoded by the coding sequence ATGAGTGCTGAAGATAGAGCAAAAGCTACAGCCAAAAATGTTGAAGGAAAAGCTCAAGAAGCTTTAGGCAAAGTAACTGGTGATAAAGGCGACCAAGCTGAAGGAAAAGCAAAGCAAGGCGAAGCATCCACTAAACATGCTGTTGAAGATGGAAAAGATGCAGTAAAAAAAGCAGTTGACTAG
- the larC gene encoding nickel pincer cofactor biosynthesis protein LarC, whose protein sequence is MVKIGYLECPTGIAGDMCLGALVDCGLPWQYLLDGLKSLGIEAEYQLSTEVVSRNGQSATKVYVNLQQHRHDHSEHHHHHARRLPEIASLIQAASLPERVKRWSLSIFRQLAIAESAVHGIPPEQVHFHEVGATDAIIDIVGTCIGLDWLDLDRLYCSPMPTGGGTIKAAHGQLSVPVPAVVKLWETREVPIYSNGIKKELVTPTGAAIAVTLAQHFGEPPAMKLTKIGLGAGSKDLAIPNILRLWIGEATENPAKIELEQETITVLETQIDDLSPQVVAYTLEQLLAAGALDVFTQSIGMKKSRSGILLTAICHPDTAYVCKTIIFRETTTLGIRESTQQRSILNREINTIETKYGTVRIKVGSWGFGEDKQIINVQPEYEDCAALARQHRVSWREVSQQAIAVYQKALNSNMKSV, encoded by the coding sequence ATGGTCAAAATTGGTTACTTGGAATGTCCGACAGGAATTGCTGGGGATATGTGCTTGGGAGCATTGGTAGATTGTGGGTTACCCTGGCAATATTTGCTTGATGGTCTCAAGAGTTTAGGTATAGAAGCAGAATATCAGTTAAGCACCGAGGTTGTGAGCCGTAATGGGCAATCAGCAACTAAAGTTTATGTCAATTTGCAGCAACATCGCCACGATCATAGCGAGCATCATCACCACCACGCTAGACGTTTACCAGAGATTGCCAGTTTAATTCAAGCTGCATCTCTACCAGAACGGGTAAAACGCTGGAGCTTGAGCATATTTCGACAGTTGGCGATCGCCGAAAGTGCCGTTCACGGTATTCCCCCCGAACAGGTTCACTTTCACGAAGTCGGGGCAACTGATGCCATTATCGATATTGTTGGCACCTGTATCGGTTTAGACTGGCTGGATCTCGATCGGCTTTATTGTTCGCCCATGCCCACTGGAGGAGGGACGATTAAGGCTGCTCATGGTCAACTGTCTGTTCCTGTGCCTGCGGTGGTCAAGCTGTGGGAGACAAGAGAAGTGCCAATTTACAGTAATGGTATCAAAAAAGAGCTAGTTACACCAACAGGAGCCGCGATCGCCGTAACTTTAGCGCAACACTTTGGTGAACCTCCAGCGATGAAGTTAACTAAAATTGGTTTAGGTGCGGGTTCAAAAGATTTGGCAATTCCAAATATTCTGCGTTTATGGATTGGTGAAGCAACAGAAAACCCAGCCAAGATTGAGCTAGAGCAAGAAACAATTACCGTACTCGAAACTCAAATCGACGATCTCAGTCCGCAAGTAGTGGCATATACCCTCGAACAGCTTTTAGCAGCAGGGGCGCTGGATGTTTTTACTCAAAGCATCGGTATGAAAAAATCCCGTTCAGGCATTTTGTTAACCGCGATCTGTCATCCTGACACAGCATATGTTTGTAAAACCATTATCTTCCGTGAGACAACTACTTTAGGTATCCGCGAAAGCACTCAGCAGAGAAGTATTCTCAATCGCGAAATTAACACGATCGAGACCAAGTATGGCACCGTACGGATTAAAGTTGGTAGCTGGGGATTTGGGGAGGACAAACAAATCATCAACGTGCAGCCTGAATACGAAGACTGTGCTGCCTTAGCTCGTCAACATCGTGTGTCCTGGCGGGAAGTTTCCCAGCAAGCGATCGCAGTTTATCAAAAAGCTTTAAACTCTAATATGAAGTCCGTTTAA
- a CDS encoding NFACT family protein, whose protein sequence is MQPVDYTTLMASCAELNRDWIPSRIEQVYQRDRFTISLALRTLKAKPWLTICWHPEAARINLGDPPPRIKDTFTFSDQLRHQLKGLALTGVVAIAPWERVIDLQFAQRPGEEPLWHLYVEIMGKHSNVILTDGSQQIVTPARQISSTQSSVRPIQTGQLYEVPPSLTGTTPKLEESFARWQERVSLVPGQLKRQLLQSYRGLSPKVAAEMAIAAGLSPQQQTDTLELEHWQALFRYWQKWLLVLEHQQFSPGWLEDGYTVLGWNKTTSVESVQTLLNLYYTQSVNRQQFQQLHHQLNQKLINLLKKLNIKANTFRQRLAQSADAQSYRQQGDLLMAHLQQLQPGMKSITLNDFETGEPIKIKLNPEKNPAQNAQYIYKQSQKLKRAKDAVVPLLADVESEINYLSQVQTALNQLQSENTGSAEDLQALAEIKEELIQQEYIIAERQESDRQIDRDSQPYRLTAPSGVQIWIGRNNRQNDILTFRTAVDYDLWFHTQEIPGSHVLLRLDPGAVASEADLQFTADIAAYYSQARESEQVPVIYTEPKHVYKPKGAKPGMVIYKQETVIWGRPQVAKVYLTGAN, encoded by the coding sequence ATGCAACCAGTTGACTACACGACTTTAATGGCAAGCTGTGCCGAACTAAATCGAGATTGGATTCCCTCGCGGATCGAACAGGTTTACCAGCGCGATCGCTTTACTATTTCTCTCGCTCTACGTACCCTCAAAGCCAAGCCTTGGTTAACTATTTGCTGGCATCCTGAAGCGGCTCGGATTAACCTTGGCGATCCACCACCCCGCATTAAAGATACCTTTACCTTTAGCGATCAACTGCGCCATCAGCTCAAAGGTTTAGCTCTAACGGGAGTTGTGGCGATCGCTCCTTGGGAAAGAGTAATCGACCTCCAGTTTGCCCAACGCCCAGGAGAAGAGCCTCTATGGCACTTATACGTTGAGATTATGGGAAAACACAGTAATGTCATTTTAACCGATGGTTCACAGCAGATTGTCACTCCCGCTAGGCAAATTAGCTCTACTCAGTCTAGCGTACGCCCAATTCAGACGGGACAGCTGTATGAAGTTCCTCCCTCCCTCACAGGTACTACTCCTAAATTAGAAGAATCTTTTGCCCGTTGGCAGGAAAGAGTGAGTCTAGTTCCTGGTCAGTTAAAACGTCAATTACTCCAGTCCTATCGTGGCTTAAGTCCTAAAGTAGCAGCAGAAATGGCGATCGCAGCTGGCTTATCTCCTCAACAGCAGACCGACACTTTGGAATTAGAACATTGGCAAGCATTATTTCGCTATTGGCAAAAGTGGCTACTTGTCCTGGAACATCAGCAGTTCTCTCCAGGATGGTTAGAGGATGGCTATACAGTTTTGGGCTGGAATAAAACCACCTCGGTAGAGTCAGTTCAAACACTGCTAAATCTTTACTATACTCAATCAGTCAACCGCCAGCAGTTTCAGCAGTTACACCATCAGCTCAACCAAAAGCTGATCAACCTCTTAAAAAAACTTAACATCAAAGCAAATACTTTTCGCCAACGTTTAGCACAGTCGGCAGATGCCCAAAGCTATCGTCAGCAAGGAGATTTATTAATGGCGCATCTTCAGCAATTACAGCCAGGCATGAAGTCGATTACCCTTAATGACTTTGAGACAGGGGAACCGATTAAAATTAAGCTCAATCCTGAAAAAAATCCTGCTCAAAATGCTCAATATATATACAAACAGAGCCAAAAACTGAAACGTGCTAAGGATGCAGTCGTTCCCTTATTAGCAGATGTCGAGAGCGAGATTAACTATTTATCTCAGGTGCAAACAGCTTTAAATCAGCTACAGAGCGAAAATACAGGAAGTGCCGAAGATTTACAGGCTTTAGCCGAGATTAAAGAAGAACTAATTCAACAAGAATATATCATTGCCGAACGTCAAGAAAGCGATCGCCAAATAGATCGAGACTCTCAACCCTATCGCTTAACTGCACCTTCAGGAGTGCAAATCTGGATTGGTCGTAATAATCGTCAGAACGATATTTTAACTTTTCGTACGGCGGTGGACTACGATCTCTGGTTTCATACCCAAGAAATTCCTGGAAGTCATGTATTGCTACGTCTAGATCCTGGTGCAGTTGCCAGTGAAGCAGATCTTCAATTTACGGCAGACATCGCAGCCTACTATAGTCAAGCCCGTGAAAGTGAGCAAGTTCCCGTAATCTATACCGAACCAAAACACGTTTATAAACCCAAGGGAGCAAAACCAGGAATGGTGATCTACAAACAAGAAACAGTTATTTGGGGTAGACCACAAGTAGCTAAAGTTTATCTTACTGGAGCAAATTAG
- a CDS encoding esterase-like activity of phytase family protein, producing MTNQLAGFAFLPADTFAEGMPAGGDDGEGNPIDANGRTGPFDGQPVQGFSGVQFAPDNTGAFWFLSDNGFGEQGNSADYLLRIYQADANFTGVENGDGTIEIENFIQLSDPNNLIDFNLVNEDSEDRLLTGADFDPESLVIDDRGDIWVGDEFGPYLLHFNSDGELLEAPIATPNVTNLNTLNGQDPLVIGHRGASGLLPEHTLEAYRLAIAQGADFIEPDLVSTKDGVLIVRHEPILDDTTNVAEVFGADRMSTKTLDGEEVTGYFAEDFTLAEIKQLRAVQPQDSRSDEFDGAFEIPTFEEVIQLVQETEAETGVKVGIYPETKHPTFFDEQGLSLEESLVKTLQDSGFTDPSRIFIQSFEVSNLIELEATLSAAGLGDIPLVQLLGNTEDEDINDGGGGFSVPYDFVANFSQETFSQSDAVATYGEELLTALGIIGEDGSYHPEVGQGITYGDLANPEVIEIISNYAGGLGPWKNNILLRSELDTPVDGNGDGKAEISTQLTGEVFPLVDYAHDAGLQVHPYTLRNEEQFLTLDAEGNPQTPEDEFKQLIELGVDGFFTDFPGTGVAVVDSVTGEFVTSPQNPNLGDDLPNLARSQGFEGMAFSPDRKTLYPLLEGTVDGDPENSLRIYEFDVESSSHQGLLGYYQTTDGNPIGDFTPINDHEFLVIERDANQGEEAKFKKIFKIDISQVDENGFVAKEEVVDLLNIDDPNDFNGDGKTTYDMPFTTIENVVVVDRDTILVANDNNYPFSQGREGDIDNNEVALIDLDTPLNLDPNLGGNVVNPTPIENTGDTEQPAQVKELNGYEVDPIFTLGEESNGYTPSGISDGLISDGLGAFAWDTDSQPDDLGNWETSSILDVSDLFGEASGTRFISGTQAHSLEDGIIADAELVQGDRLVFLTTETTI from the coding sequence ATGACTAATCAATTAGCTGGTTTTGCTTTCTTGCCAGCAGATACTTTCGCAGAAGGTATGCCTGCGGGGGGTGATGACGGCGAGGGTAATCCAATAGATGCCAATGGACGCACAGGGCCTTTTGATGGTCAGCCTGTCCAGGGTTTTAGTGGGGTACAGTTTGCACCCGATAATACTGGAGCATTTTGGTTTTTATCTGATAATGGCTTTGGTGAACAAGGAAATAGTGCTGATTATTTATTGCGAATCTATCAAGCAGACGCCAACTTTACGGGTGTAGAAAATGGTGACGGCACGATCGAAATAGAAAATTTTATTCAGCTATCAGATCCAAATAATTTAATTGATTTTAATCTAGTTAACGAAGACAGCGAAGACCGTTTGCTTACAGGAGCAGACTTCGATCCTGAATCTTTGGTAATTGACGATCGGGGTGATATTTGGGTCGGTGACGAATTTGGCCCTTATTTATTGCACTTCAACTCTGATGGTGAGTTATTAGAAGCTCCTATTGCAACTCCTAATGTTACTAACTTAAATACCCTTAACGGTCAAGATCCTCTGGTTATCGGACATCGTGGCGCAAGTGGTTTATTACCCGAACATACTCTAGAAGCTTATCGGCTGGCGATCGCTCAAGGGGCAGATTTTATTGAACCAGATTTAGTATCGACTAAAGACGGGGTGTTAATCGTTCGTCACGAGCCTATTTTAGATGATACGACTAATGTGGCAGAGGTATTTGGCGCAGATCGCATGTCTACCAAAACCCTGGATGGAGAAGAGGTAACAGGCTATTTTGCCGAAGACTTTACTTTAGCGGAAATCAAGCAACTACGGGCAGTGCAGCCCCAAGATTCCCGTTCTGATGAGTTTGATGGTGCATTTGAAATTCCTACTTTTGAGGAAGTAATTCAATTAGTCCAAGAGACAGAAGCAGAGACAGGGGTCAAGGTTGGCATCTATCCCGAAACCAAGCATCCCACTTTTTTTGACGAACAGGGTTTATCTTTAGAAGAATCTCTAGTTAAAACTTTACAAGATAGTGGCTTTACCGATCCCAGTCGTATTTTTATTCAGTCTTTTGAAGTTAGTAACTTAATTGAACTCGAAGCCACTTTATCAGCAGCAGGTTTAGGCGATATTCCTCTGGTTCAGTTATTGGGTAATACGGAAGACGAGGATATCAACGACGGCGGTGGTGGTTTTTCTGTTCCCTACGATTTTGTAGCTAACTTTAGCCAAGAAACGTTTTCTCAATCAGACGCGGTTGCAACCTATGGTGAAGAGTTACTAACTGCTTTAGGGATTATTGGCGAAGACGGAAGTTATCATCCCGAAGTTGGGCAAGGAATTACTTATGGCGACCTTGCCAACCCCGAAGTGATTGAAATAATCAGTAACTACGCTGGTGGTTTAGGGCCTTGGAAGAATAATATCTTATTACGGTCTGAGTTAGATACACCCGTAGACGGCAATGGCGATGGTAAGGCTGAAATTAGCACCCAGCTAACAGGAGAAGTTTTCCCGCTGGTAGATTATGCACACGATGCGGGTTTGCAAGTACATCCCTATACTTTGCGGAATGAAGAACAATTTCTGACCCTGGATGCTGAGGGAAATCCTCAGACTCCTGAAGATGAGTTCAAACAACTAATTGAGCTGGGAGTCGATGGCTTCTTTACCGACTTTCCTGGCACGGGAGTAGCGGTAGTAGATTCTGTGACGGGAGAATTTGTTACCTCTCCCCAAAATCCTAATTTAGGTGACGATTTACCTAATTTGGCTCGTTCTCAAGGCTTTGAAGGCATGGCGTTTAGTCCTGACCGTAAGACTCTTTATCCTTTGTTAGAGGGAACAGTAGACGGCGATCCAGAAAATTCTTTACGCATCTATGAATTTGATGTCGAGTCATCTTCTCATCAGGGTTTGCTTGGCTACTATCAGACTACTGATGGTAATCCGATTGGGGACTTTACGCCGATTAACGACCATGAATTTTTGGTGATTGAAAGAGATGCAAATCAGGGAGAAGAAGCCAAGTTTAAAAAGATCTTCAAAATCGATATTTCTCAGGTAGATGAAAACGGTTTTGTGGCAAAAGAAGAAGTCGTCGATCTATTAAACATTGATGACCCCAATGACTTCAATGGCGATGGTAAAACAACCTACGATATGCCTTTTACAACTATCGAAAATGTTGTCGTAGTCGATCGAGATACCATCCTAGTTGCCAACGATAACAACTATCCTTTTTCCCAAGGAAGAGAAGGAGACATTGATAACAACGAAGTAGCTTTAATCGATTTAGACACCCCTTTAAATTTAGATCCAAATTTAGGAGGAAATGTTGTAAATCCGACACCAATCGAAAATACTGGGGATACAGAACAACCTGCACAAGTAAAGGAATTGAATGGCTACGAAGTAGATCCCATTTTTACGCTCGGCGAAGAATCTAACGGTTATACACCTTCAGGAATTTCTGATGGTCTAATTTCTGATGGTCTGGGTGCTTTTGCCTGGGATACTGACTCCCAACCTGATGATCTCGGTAATTGGGAAACTTCTAGTATTCTTGATGTTTCTGACTTATTTGGGGAAGCATCAGGAACGCGCTTTATTTCTGGCACTCAGGCTCATAGCCTGGAAGATGGCATTATTGCTGATGCGGAGCTAGTCCAAGGTGATCGATTAGTTTTCTTAACTACAGAAACAACTATTTGA
- a CDS encoding GAF domain-containing protein: MNNEQLNFEQPQHPHDITNRQADSLGMLLHRMTNRIRQSLELSVILSGATAEVRSFLGTDRVKVYQFKSDGSGEVVAESIANCHLPSLLGQHFPEEDIPLAMRQLYLNERQRTIVNVASKQIGMSASVDNCDREYIQFRTVDPCHAEYLTAMGVQSSLVVPILDDDRLWGLLVSHHRLPRIVTERELEVVQLVADQTSIAIAQSNLLESARVQAKQEASINLVGQSLHSMTPMQLKQALQQTVWALQGAGGRVYITPQNSDSPAQLYVFGEQPILLKQKQASIPVEEHPDWQTWLKNTIQTDSVIQPWAIAESDANLLPAKLEQAFKPTKIKSILTIRLEHRQKILGYLSILRQGVDIETIWARHPDRDDPRNQFPRQSFETWRELQQNKARPWVSREIELAQTLGSHFAIAIFQYQMYQQICTLNTSLEQRVEERTTELQQTNQRLLQEISDRLKTRASLERLSHQNELILNSAGEGIYGLNLEGITTFVNPASAEMLGYSINELQNKAMHKMVNHSTAEGIAYSWQNNPIYQTIQTGEVHHGTNELFWRKDKSHFPVEYVSTPIREKDQIVGAVVIFKDITERQIIDRMKDEFISVVSHELRTPLTSIRSAIGVLSSSGLDLASSKSQRLLEIALDNSNRLVRLINDILDLERIKSGRVAMVKESYDATEVMNDAVEIMQSIADKAQIQLAVQPLSVQVRMDRDRIIQTLTNIINNAIKFSPPHTSVKIAAQLINDSIVRFQVTDSGRGIPPENLETIFDRFQQVDASDSRDRGGTGLGLAICRSIIQQHGGQIWVESTLGQGSTFYFTLPISCQVDTRREQAHD, translated from the coding sequence ATGAACAATGAACAATTAAATTTTGAGCAACCCCAACACCCACATGACATTACTAATCGCCAAGCTGATTCTCTAGGGATGTTACTGCATCGGATGACTAATCGCATTCGACAATCTTTGGAGTTGTCAGTAATTCTTTCTGGTGCGACAGCCGAAGTGCGGTCTTTTTTAGGCACAGATCGGGTTAAAGTTTACCAATTTAAATCAGATGGTAGTGGAGAAGTAGTAGCCGAATCGATCGCCAATTGCCATTTGCCATCTTTATTGGGTCAACATTTTCCAGAGGAAGACATTCCCCTAGCAATGCGCCAACTCTATTTGAACGAGCGTCAGAGAACTATTGTCAATGTTGCTTCTAAGCAAATTGGTATGAGTGCCTCAGTTGATAATTGCGATCGTGAATATATTCAGTTTCGTACTGTCGATCCTTGTCATGCCGAGTACTTAACGGCAATGGGGGTACAGTCTTCTTTAGTCGTGCCGATTCTGGATGATGATCGTCTTTGGGGATTGTTGGTTTCTCATCATCGCTTGCCTCGAATAGTAACCGAGAGGGAATTAGAAGTAGTTCAATTAGTTGCCGATCAAACCTCAATTGCGATCGCTCAATCCAATCTACTCGAATCTGCTCGCGTCCAAGCCAAACAAGAAGCCTCGATTAATCTGGTTGGTCAGTCTTTACATTCGATGACTCCAATGCAGCTAAAACAGGCCTTGCAGCAAACGGTTTGGGCTTTACAAGGAGCGGGAGGTAGAGTTTATATTACTCCTCAAAATTCTGATTCACCAGCTCAATTATATGTCTTTGGAGAACAGCCTATACTGTTAAAGCAAAAGCAAGCATCAATACCCGTCGAAGAACATCCAGACTGGCAAACCTGGCTTAAAAATACTATCCAAACTGACAGTGTAATTCAACCCTGGGCGATCGCTGAATCAGATGCTAACTTGTTACCAGCCAAGCTAGAACAAGCATTCAAACCGACTAAGATCAAAAGCATCTTAACGATTAGGTTAGAGCATCGTCAAAAAATCCTCGGTTATCTCAGCATTTTGCGCCAGGGGGTAGATATTGAAACTATTTGGGCAAGACATCCCGATCGCGATGATCCTCGTAATCAATTTCCTCGTCAATCTTTTGAGACTTGGCGCGAACTTCAGCAAAATAAAGCCCGTCCATGGGTGAGTCGTGAAATTGAACTAGCACAAACTTTAGGTAGTCACTTTGCGATCGCTATCTTTCAATATCAAATGTATCAGCAGATTTGCACCCTCAACACTTCTTTAGAACAAAGAGTAGAAGAACGAACGACAGAACTGCAACAAACCAATCAAAGATTACTCCAGGAAATCAGCGATCGCCTTAAAACCAGAGCCTCCTTAGAAAGACTGAGTCATCAAAACGAATTGATTTTAAATTCAGCAGGAGAAGGCATCTATGGACTCAACCTAGAAGGTATCACTACCTTTGTTAACCCTGCTAGTGCGGAGATGCTGGGATATTCCATCAATGAATTACAAAACAAGGCGATGCACAAGATGGTCAACCATTCAACAGCGGAAGGAATTGCTTATTCTTGGCAAAATAATCCGATTTATCAAACTATCCAAACTGGTGAAGTACACCACGGCACTAACGAATTATTTTGGCGCAAAGATAAATCTCATTTTCCCGTAGAGTATGTTAGTACGCCAATTAGAGAAAAAGACCAAATTGTGGGGGCGGTAGTAATTTTTAAAGATATTACCGAACGACAAATTATCGATCGGATGAAAGACGAATTTATCTCGGTAGTTAGCCATGAACTGAGAACCCCCTTAACTTCTATTCGGAGTGCGATCGGCGTATTGTCCAGTAGTGGTTTAGATCTTGCATCAAGTAAAAGTCAACGCTTGTTGGAAATTGCCCTCGATAATTCCAATCGTTTGGTACGTTTAATTAATGACATCTTAGACTTAGAGCGAATTAAATCTGGCAGAGTAGCAATGGTCAAAGAAAGTTACGACGCTACCGAAGTGATGAATGATGCCGTCGAGATCATGCAGAGTATAGCGGATAAAGCCCAGATCCAGCTAGCTGTACAACCACTGTCAGTTCAGGTGCGGATGGATCGCGATCGCATTATTCAAACCCTCACTAATATCATCAATAACGCGATTAAATTCTCTCCACCCCATACTTCAGTTAAAATAGCTGCCCAGTTAATCAACGATAGTATAGTCAGATTTCAAGTTACAGATAGCGGTAGGGGCATTCCTCCAGAAAACTTAGAAACAATCTTCGATCGCTTTCAACAAGTCGATGCTTCCGATTCACGCGATCGAGGTGGAACAGGTTTAGGACTAGCAATCTGTCGTAGTATCATCCAACAACATGGTGGTCAAATCTGGGTAGAAAGCACGTTAGGTCAAGGTAGTACATTTTATTTCACTTTGCCAATTAGTTGTCAAGTCGATACTAGGAGAGAACAAGCTCATGACTAG